Proteins from one Labrenzia sp. CE80 genomic window:
- a CDS encoding purine-nucleoside phosphorylase: MSGYGRECADIVRAARPGSYRIGMILGSGLGSLADEVEDAVRIPYSHLTEFPISTVTSHSSELVAGTLARVPVVILSGRAHYYEGGDPTVMRTPVETLKELGCEILLATNAAGSLREEVAPGSPMLISDHINWSGKNPLIGEEDEKRFLDMSSAYDPDLRAAMAKVAEATGSAVPDGVYMWFSGPSFETPAEIRMAKTLGADAVGMSTVPEVIIARFLGMRVAAMSIITNYGAGLQAHALSHDETKSVALKGMDRMKQLVRAFVKEIGND, from the coding sequence ATGAGTGGTTATGGTCGTGAATGCGCCGACATCGTCCGCGCCGCCCGTCCGGGTTCCTATCGCATTGGCATGATCCTCGGTTCCGGCCTCGGATCTTTGGCCGATGAGGTCGAGGATGCGGTTCGCATCCCCTATTCCCACCTGACGGAATTTCCGATTTCCACGGTGACATCGCATTCAAGCGAGCTGGTCGCCGGGACCTTGGCTCGCGTTCCTGTCGTAATTCTGTCCGGGCGTGCGCACTACTATGAAGGTGGTGATCCGACAGTGATGCGCACCCCGGTTGAAACTCTAAAGGAGTTGGGATGCGAGATCTTGCTGGCGACAAATGCTGCCGGATCCCTGCGGGAAGAAGTCGCTCCCGGTAGCCCGATGCTGATTTCCGATCACATCAACTGGTCCGGAAAAAATCCGCTGATCGGGGAAGAGGATGAGAAGCGTTTCCTCGACATGAGCTCCGCTTATGATCCGGATCTGCGCGCCGCAATGGCGAAAGTCGCCGAGGCGACGGGCTCTGCGGTGCCGGACGGGGTGTACATGTGGTTCTCTGGTCCGTCTTTCGAGACGCCCGCAGAGATCAGAATGGCGAAGACCCTCGGCGCTGATGCGGTCGGCATGTCAACCGTGCCAGAAGTTATCATCGCGCGGTTTCTCGGCATGCGGGTTGCCGCGATGTCAATCATCACCAACTACGGTGCGGGACTGCAGGCACACGCCTTGTCCCATGACGAAACGAAAAGTGTCGCGCTCAAGGGCATGGACCGAATGAAACAGCTGGTTCGCGCCTTCGTGAAGGAAATCGGAAATGACTGA
- a CDS encoding ABC transporter permease — MFETYLHTMILILDSTVRLSTPLLLACLAGLYSERSGIVDIGLEGKMLGAAFGAGAVGYMTGNAWLGLLAGIGVSIFLALLHGFASITNRGNQIVSGVAINFLAAGLTALLGQSWFRQGGRTPPLPKEGRFQDIELPFAEQLETVPVIGPIYSELLSGHNILVYLAFAAVPLTWWILFRTRFGLRLRAVGENPAAVDTAGISVVWLRYRAVIACGILCGVAGSYLSIAQSSGFIKDMTAGRGFIALAALIFAKWKPGNAMLACLLFGFLDAVAIRLQGQEIPGIGDVPVQFFQALPYILTVILLAGFIGKAIPPKASGVPYLKERT; from the coding sequence ATGTTCGAGACTTATCTCCATACGATGATCCTGATCCTGGACTCCACAGTCCGACTGTCGACGCCATTGCTTTTGGCTTGTCTCGCGGGACTCTACTCAGAGCGCTCAGGCATCGTTGACATCGGACTTGAGGGCAAGATGCTGGGCGCTGCCTTTGGGGCCGGCGCGGTCGGGTATATGACAGGCAACGCATGGCTCGGATTGCTGGCCGGCATTGGCGTGTCGATCTTCCTGGCCCTGCTGCACGGCTTTGCCTCCATCACCAATCGAGGCAACCAGATTGTCTCGGGTGTTGCGATCAACTTCCTGGCAGCGGGGCTGACAGCCCTCCTTGGACAATCGTGGTTTCGTCAGGGTGGCCGGACACCTCCCCTGCCCAAAGAGGGCCGGTTTCAGGACATTGAGCTGCCATTCGCCGAACAGCTTGAGACAGTTCCGGTCATTGGGCCGATCTACTCTGAGCTCCTGTCAGGCCATAATATATTGGTGTATCTGGCCTTCGCAGCAGTCCCTCTGACCTGGTGGATCCTATTCAGAACACGTTTCGGTTTGAGGCTGAGAGCTGTCGGAGAAAACCCAGCTGCGGTTGATACAGCAGGGATTTCAGTTGTCTGGCTCCGCTATCGCGCCGTGATTGCCTGCGGTATTTTGTGCGGAGTTGCTGGCAGCTACCTTTCGATCGCCCAATCTTCAGGGTTTATCAAGGACATGACGGCAGGACGTGGCTTCATCGCCCTTGCCGCTCTTATCTTTGCGAAGTGGAAGCCTGGAAATGCGATGCTGGCTTGCCTGCTCTTTGGCTTCCTTGATGCCGTTGCGATCCGGCTGCAGGGGCAGGAAATCCCGGGTATTGGCGATGTGCCTGTTCAGTTCTTCCAGGCGCTGCCCTACATCCTGACGGTGATCCTTCTCGCCGGTTTCATTGGCAAGGCCATCCCGCCCAAGGCCTCGGGCGTGCCCTATCTGAAGGAACGGACATGA
- a CDS encoding ABC transporter permease translates to MSAGQLPRWVDFGLIPALNLIAAFFVSGLVVLLIGENPLEAVEILLWGSLGYGEGIGFTLFNATSFIFTGLAVAVAFHAGLFNIGGEGQAYVGGLGVAFACLALDQYVPWWITLPFAVAGGALFGAAWAFIPAWLQATRGSHIVITTIMFNFIGAALMGYLLVDVVAKPGSMQPETRTFEDGGRLPLLDNLIPGDFFGTSQVNLSLVIALICCFLVWALIWRTRLGYEIRTFGANPTAAVYAGISPVRITIVTMLISGALAGLMAINEIMGAQHRLILEFVAGYGFVGIAVALMGRAHPVGIVLAAILFGMLYQGGAELSFEKPAITRDMIIVIQGLVILFAGALEYMFRPSLVQLFSFAGAPAGQGE, encoded by the coding sequence ATGAGCGCCGGACAACTGCCACGTTGGGTCGATTTCGGCTTGATACCGGCCCTCAATCTGATTGCAGCCTTTTTTGTGTCCGGGCTGGTGGTGCTACTGATCGGCGAGAATCCATTGGAAGCCGTTGAAATTCTGCTTTGGGGATCGCTTGGATATGGCGAGGGCATTGGCTTTACGCTCTTCAACGCGACGAGCTTTATCTTCACGGGGTTGGCGGTCGCGGTGGCGTTTCACGCAGGGCTCTTCAACATTGGCGGTGAGGGGCAGGCCTATGTTGGTGGTCTCGGTGTCGCCTTCGCCTGTCTGGCGCTTGATCAATACGTCCCCTGGTGGATCACATTGCCATTCGCAGTGGCTGGCGGCGCGCTCTTCGGTGCCGCTTGGGCGTTCATTCCGGCATGGCTTCAGGCGACGCGTGGAAGCCACATCGTCATCACTACGATCATGTTCAATTTCATCGGTGCGGCCTTGATGGGCTATCTACTTGTTGATGTAGTCGCAAAGCCGGGATCGATGCAGCCCGAAACGCGGACCTTCGAGGATGGCGGGCGTCTACCTTTGCTGGACAACCTGATCCCGGGAGACTTTTTCGGCACATCGCAGGTGAACTTGTCGCTCGTCATTGCCTTGATCTGTTGTTTCCTGGTTTGGGCACTGATCTGGCGGACGCGGCTTGGCTATGAAATCCGGACGTTCGGCGCAAATCCGACCGCCGCGGTCTATGCCGGCATTTCGCCGGTGCGCATCACGATCGTGACGATGCTGATTTCCGGTGCGTTGGCCGGGCTTATGGCGATCAACGAGATCATGGGTGCTCAGCATCGGTTGATACTTGAATTTGTCGCGGGCTATGGCTTCGTGGGTATTGCGGTCGCCCTGATGGGGCGTGCTCATCCGGTCGGGATCGTGCTGGCAGCCATTTTGTTCGGCATGCTTTACCAGGGCGGAGCAGAGCTTTCGTTCGAAAAACCCGCCATCACCCGCGATATGATCATTGTGATCCAGGGGCTGGTGATCCTCTTTGCCGGCGCCCTTGAGTACATGTTCCGGCCGTCCCTGGTGCAGCTTTTCAGCTTTGCCGGTGCTCCGGCTGGTCAGGGGGAGTAG
- a CDS encoding phosphopentomutase, whose amino-acid sequence MSRAILCVLDSFGIGGAPDAEHFGDAGSDTLGHIAEACARGDGDREGLRKGPLHLPNLDRLGLGRASKLSNGIAAPGLDFAGEPDGIWGCAAEVSNGKDTPSGHWEIAGVPVRFDWGYFPDTVPTFPEALIDEVVERGAIAGVLGNKHASGTVIIQELGEEHLRTGKPIFYTSADSVIQIAAHEEHFGLERLYALCELTREIVDPYNIGRVIARPFVGSSAEDFVRTPNRRDYSVLAPEPTLLDRLADQGRSVIGVGKISDIFAHQGVSKVLKGAGNDELFDKTLEAMALAKDGDLIFSNFIDFDSLYGHRRDVPGYAAALEHFDQRLPEMIAQLREGDLLILTADHGCDPTWQGTDHTREHVPVIGTGPGIEGRSIGIRSTFADIGESIALHLGIALGSHGTSFL is encoded by the coding sequence ATGTCACGTGCGATACTGTGTGTCCTGGACAGTTTCGGGATCGGCGGCGCGCCAGACGCTGAACACTTCGGCGACGCCGGTTCTGATACGCTCGGCCATATAGCAGAAGCCTGTGCCAGAGGTGACGGTGATCGTGAGGGCTTGCGCAAGGGGCCGCTCCACCTGCCGAACCTGGACAGGCTCGGACTTGGCCGTGCTTCTAAGCTGTCCAACGGAATTGCCGCGCCCGGCCTCGACTTTGCGGGCGAGCCCGATGGCATCTGGGGCTGCGCAGCGGAGGTCTCTAACGGCAAGGATACGCCATCAGGCCACTGGGAGATCGCAGGCGTACCGGTGCGCTTTGACTGGGGGTACTTTCCAGACACTGTTCCAACCTTCCCCGAGGCCTTGATCGACGAAGTGGTTGAACGCGGCGCGATTGCCGGTGTTTTGGGTAATAAACACGCGTCTGGCACGGTGATCATTCAGGAATTGGGTGAGGAGCATCTTCGGACCGGAAAGCCGATCTTCTATACCTCTGCCGATTCCGTCATCCAGATCGCAGCGCACGAAGAACATTTCGGGCTCGAGCGGCTATACGCCCTGTGCGAACTCACCCGTGAGATTGTCGATCCTTACAATATCGGTCGCGTGATTGCCCGCCCATTTGTGGGCAGCTCGGCGGAGGACTTCGTTCGCACACCCAATCGCCGGGATTATTCGGTACTAGCGCCAGAGCCAACGCTTCTGGATCGCCTCGCCGATCAGGGGCGCAGCGTGATCGGAGTCGGCAAGATATCCGACATTTTCGCCCACCAGGGCGTAAGCAAGGTTCTAAAGGGCGCTGGGAACGACGAACTTTTTGACAAGACCTTGGAAGCGATGGCCCTAGCGAAAGACGGTGATCTGATCTTCTCTAATTTCATCGACTTCGACTCTCTTTATGGCCACCGGCGCGATGTGCCAGGGTATGCAGCAGCCCTTGAACATTTCGACCAACGTTTGCCTGAGATGATTGCGCAATTGCGTGAAGGTGATCTCCTGATCCTTACCGCTGATCATGGTTGCGATCCAACCTGGCAGGGTACGGATCATACGCGCGAGCATGTCCCGGTGATCGGAACTGGGCCGGGTATCGAAGGGCGGTCGATCGGCATTCGGTCGACCTTCGCTGATATCGGTGAGAGCATCGCCCTGCATCTGGGCATCGCGCTTGGCTCCCACGGCACGAGTTTTCTCTGA
- the deoA gene encoding thymidine phosphorylase — protein MLPQEIIRKKRDGGELSPEEISFFVHGLADGSVTEGQVAALAMAVFFQKMSVDERVALTLGMRDSGDVMDWSDIQAPVLDKHSTGGVGDNVSLMLAPALAACGAAVPMISGRGLGHTGGTLDKFDTIPGYQTQPDNELFHKVVKEVGCAVIGQTGNLAPADKRFYAIRDVTGTVESLDLITASILSKKLAAGLQGLVLDVKWGTGAFMATLDDARALAESLVLVANGAGLKTTALLTDMNEPLASAAGNAVEVQNAVDFLKGTAIDNRLWDVTVAQGGELLATGGLAQTAEIGSDLMREAFETGRAAEVFAKMVAALGGPNDFLEKSEIYLPKAPVTAPVYASQDGTVTHIDARAVGVAVVELGGGRKAAADIIDPAVGLTDLAGVGHRVDADAPIALVHASDEGAAERAAIALRHAYSIGDAIEVPDRPSVVDRIAP, from the coding sequence ATGCTGCCGCAGGAAATCATCCGGAAAAAACGTGATGGGGGTGAGCTGAGCCCCGAGGAAATTTCCTTTTTCGTGCACGGCCTCGCCGATGGCAGCGTGACCGAAGGCCAGGTTGCTGCGCTTGCGATGGCGGTCTTCTTTCAAAAGATGAGCGTTGACGAACGTGTTGCTCTGACCCTCGGTATGCGGGACAGCGGTGACGTCATGGACTGGTCTGACATCCAGGCTCCGGTTCTCGACAAGCATTCGACAGGCGGAGTTGGTGACAATGTCTCCCTCATGCTTGCGCCAGCGCTTGCTGCCTGCGGCGCGGCAGTGCCCATGATTTCTGGCCGAGGTCTGGGGCACACGGGCGGTACGCTCGATAAGTTCGATACGATCCCCGGCTATCAGACGCAGCCGGACAACGAACTTTTTCATAAGGTTGTCAAGGAAGTCGGCTGCGCCGTCATTGGCCAGACCGGTAATCTCGCACCTGCCGACAAGCGCTTCTATGCCATCCGCGATGTCACCGGCACTGTCGAAAGTCTTGACCTCATTACCGCATCGATTCTCTCCAAGAAACTGGCCGCGGGTCTGCAAGGATTGGTCCTCGACGTGAAATGGGGGACTGGTGCCTTTATGGCGACGCTCGACGATGCCAGAGCTCTGGCAGAAAGCCTGGTCCTTGTTGCCAATGGCGCAGGTCTGAAGACCACGGCGCTTTTGACCGACATGAACGAGCCACTAGCGTCCGCCGCGGGCAATGCGGTTGAGGTTCAAAATGCGGTGGACTTCCTGAAGGGCACAGCGATTGACAACCGCTTGTGGGATGTGACTGTTGCCCAGGGTGGTGAGCTTCTGGCGACCGGAGGTTTGGCGCAGACAGCCGAGATCGGATCCGATCTGATGCGCGAGGCCTTCGAGACCGGTCGCGCCGCAGAGGTTTTTGCCAAAATGGTGGCTGCCTTGGGTGGGCCGAACGACTTTTTGGAGAAATCCGAAATCTACCTTCCCAAGGCCCCGGTCACGGCTCCTGTCTATGCATCACAAGATGGGACCGTCACTCATATTGACGCAAGAGCGGTCGGTGTCGCGGTGGTCGAGCTTGGGGGTGGTCGGAAGGCTGCCGCTGACATCATCGACCCGGCGGTCGGGCTCACTGATCTTGCCGGTGTCGGTCATCGTGTGGACGCGGACGCTCCGATTGCACTTGTTCACGCATCTGATGAGGGTGCTGCAGAACGGGCCGCGATCGCACTCCGGCACGCCTATAGCATCGGGGACGCAATAGAGGTTCCCGACCGCCCAAGTGTCGTCGATCGCATCGCGCCTTAA
- a CDS encoding ABC transporter ATP-binding protein, which translates to MTPAIELRKINKSFGPVHANKEIDLVVKKGSIHGIIGENGAGKSTLMSILYGFYQADRGDILISGEEVSIADSKTAISLGIGMVHQHFMLVDNFSVLENVVLGAEGSARLAGGLSKARKELKRLEDDYELRVDPDALIGDLPVGLQQRVEILKALFRGAEILILDEPTGVLTPAEADHLFKILEVLRDEGKTVLLITHKLREIMAITDTVSVMRRGEMVATRKTAETSMEDLAELMVGRRVLLQVDKKPAQPKEKVLVVDGLNVVDSRGVKVVKNVSFDVRAGEIVGIAGVSGNGQSELLETLAGIRSASKGTVWIDGELIDLEKQDVTAASMRQKNMGHVPEDRHRMGLVTSFAEYENAILGHHNDPRYSNGMLLDVAGIKETARTEIEKYDIRPPNPLLKTANFSGGNQQKIVLAREIERDPTVLLVGQPTRGVDIGAIEFIHKRLIELRDAGKGILLVSVELDEIRALADRVLVMFDGSIVGERAPDADESELGLLMAGVHGEAK; encoded by the coding sequence ATGACGCCGGCAATCGAACTTCGGAAGATCAACAAGAGCTTCGGCCCTGTCCACGCCAACAAGGAAATTGACCTTGTCGTGAAAAAGGGGTCGATCCACGGCATTATTGGCGAAAATGGAGCCGGGAAGTCGACGCTGATGTCGATCCTCTACGGGTTTTATCAGGCTGACCGCGGCGACATTCTCATATCAGGAGAAGAGGTTTCGATCGCCGATTCCAAAACAGCGATCTCTCTCGGTATTGGAATGGTGCATCAGCATTTCATGCTGGTCGATAACTTCAGCGTTCTTGAAAACGTCGTTCTTGGCGCCGAAGGCAGCGCGAGGCTCGCTGGTGGATTGTCCAAAGCACGCAAAGAGCTCAAGCGCCTTGAGGACGACTATGAACTTCGGGTCGATCCCGATGCCCTGATTGGCGATCTTCCCGTTGGGTTGCAGCAAAGGGTAGAGATCTTGAAGGCTCTTTTCAGAGGGGCTGAGATCCTGATCCTTGACGAGCCGACAGGTGTCCTGACACCTGCGGAAGCAGATCATCTCTTCAAGATCCTCGAAGTCCTGAGGGATGAGGGCAAAACGGTCCTTTTGATCACCCACAAGCTGCGTGAAATCATGGCGATCACCGACACTGTGTCTGTCATGCGCCGCGGTGAGATGGTTGCGACACGCAAGACGGCCGAAACCTCGATGGAAGACCTGGCGGAATTGATGGTCGGCCGCCGTGTTTTGCTTCAGGTCGACAAGAAGCCGGCGCAGCCTAAGGAAAAGGTCCTTGTGGTGGATGGGCTGAACGTTGTGGACAGCCGCGGCGTTAAGGTCGTCAAGAACGTTTCCTTCGACGTTCGTGCCGGTGAGATCGTTGGGATCGCAGGGGTCTCCGGCAACGGCCAGTCCGAACTGCTGGAAACCCTTGCGGGCATTCGAAGCGCGAGCAAGGGGACAGTCTGGATCGATGGCGAGCTGATCGACTTGGAAAAGCAGGACGTTACTGCGGCATCCATGCGCCAGAAAAACATGGGCCACGTTCCTGAAGACCGTCACCGAATGGGTCTTGTGACCTCCTTCGCCGAATACGAGAATGCCATTCTCGGTCATCACAACGATCCTCGATACTCGAACGGCATGTTGCTTGATGTTGCCGGTATCAAGGAAACGGCGCGAACCGAGATCGAAAAGTACGATATTCGGCCTCCAAATCCCTTGCTCAAAACAGCCAATTTCTCAGGTGGCAATCAGCAGAAGATTGTCCTCGCCCGTGAGATCGAGCGCGATCCGACCGTGCTTCTCGTCGGTCAGCCGACACGGGGCGTCGACATTGGAGCGATCGAATTCATTCACAAGCGGCTGATTGAGTTGCGGGACGCGGGAAAGGGCATTCTGCTGGTGTCGGTCGAACTCGATGAAATCAGGGCGCTGGCGGATCGGGTGCTTGTCATGTTCGATGGCTCCATTGTGGGGGAACGGGCACCAGATGCGGACGAAAGCGAGCTGGGCCTGCTGATGGCCGGTGTACACGGAGAAGCAAAATGA
- the cdd gene encoding cytidine deaminase, with product MTQVQNLFEAAKAARENAYAPYSKFKVGAALRTEDGLIFSGCNVENAAFPEGVCAEAGAISAMVLGGGSRISEVVVIADAALCTPCGGCRQKLKEFEGQGMTIHVADLNEIKQSFTMDGLLPAGFQLEEKD from the coding sequence ATGACGCAGGTTCAAAATCTGTTCGAGGCTGCGAAAGCTGCACGAGAAAACGCCTATGCACCTTATTCCAAGTTTAAGGTTGGGGCGGCACTTCGCACGGAAGATGGCTTGATCTTCTCTGGCTGCAATGTCGAAAACGCGGCTTTCCCTGAAGGCGTTTGCGCGGAAGCCGGCGCGATCAGCGCCATGGTTTTGGGTGGAGGTAGCCGAATTTCCGAGGTCGTCGTCATCGCTGACGCAGCGCTTTGCACACCATGCGGCGGGTGCCGTCAGAAATTGAAAGAATTTGAAGGTCAGGGCATGACCATCCACGTGGCCGATCTCAATGAGATCAAGCAAAGCTTTACAATGGATGGATTGTTGCCTGCCGGATTTCAACTTGAGGAAAAGGACTGA
- the deoC gene encoding deoxyribose-phosphate aldolase: protein MTDALKVATAKRALGLVDLTNLNDDCTAADITALCKRAVTDYGHVAAICIWPRFVEQGVAELTGTGVKVATVVNFPDGGVETSSVVAETEQAIRDGADEIDLVMPYKAFMDGRKGFAEEQIIRVKAAIPAPAILKVILETGEIKDPLLIHMASEIAINAGADFIKTSTGKVPVNATLEAAEVMLTVIEETRRDALKDVGFKPAGGIRTLNDAAAYLALAERILGSNWPSAATFRFGASGLLDALLGAIEGSDASAGEGY, encoded by the coding sequence ATGACTGATGCGCTCAAGGTAGCAACTGCCAAGAGAGCTTTGGGGTTGGTTGACCTGACCAATCTCAACGACGATTGCACTGCCGCGGATATCACAGCCCTCTGCAAGCGAGCGGTCACGGATTATGGCCATGTGGCTGCGATCTGTATCTGGCCGCGTTTTGTCGAGCAGGGTGTTGCCGAGCTGACGGGCACAGGCGTCAAGGTCGCCACCGTCGTCAACTTTCCTGATGGTGGTGTTGAAACATCAAGCGTTGTCGCTGAGACAGAACAGGCCATTCGCGACGGCGCCGACGAGATTGATCTGGTGATGCCCTACAAGGCATTTATGGATGGGCGAAAAGGATTTGCGGAAGAGCAGATCATTCGCGTCAAGGCTGCGATCCCGGCCCCTGCGATCCTCAAAGTCATTCTCGAAACCGGTGAGATCAAGGACCCACTCCTGATTCACATGGCCTCCGAAATTGCGATCAATGCGGGAGCGGACTTTATCAAGACGTCAACCGGCAAGGTTCCTGTCAACGCGACACTGGAAGCAGCTGAAGTCATGCTGACCGTCATTGAGGAAACGCGTCGCGACGCGCTCAAGGACGTAGGCTTCAAGCCTGCCGGCGGCATTCGCACCCTCAATGACGCAGCTGCTTATCTGGCCCTCGCGGAGAGAATCCTTGGTTCGAACTGGCCGTCTGCCGCAACCTTCCGCTTTGGCGCAAGCGGCCTTCTGGATGCGCTGCTCGGCGCCATCGAAGGATCTGATGCGTCTGCGGGAGAAGGGTACTGA